In Penaeus vannamei isolate JL-2024 chromosome 21, ASM4276789v1, whole genome shotgun sequence, the DNA window gggGGTCTCACGACGGCTTCtaggaggaatagtgtagcattGTACTGATACTGCATCATAATCCATGAAGTAGGCAAGTAAGTCCACCACAATCTAACCCATCCTTGGCGTAGACAGGGCAGTTTGTAGGGGAGATGGAGACATTTCCGGTacttgtatgggggggggggtataggtttACCAGTGAAGTCTGTCGGGGTTGATAATGATTCAGTTTGGGTTTTAGGTGTAAGTGACACGTCGGGAACGATCGGATGAGGATGGAAactgcctacttgtttctggagacATTGCTGGAAGAGCGGAAGGTTGTTGTCAGAGTGGGGAGTTGTGGAGGGGATAACGAAAAATcgatcccatttggctgggctaaagaGTATTCAAGAGATTTGCAGGCGAGGATAGTAGAAAGGCGGGCACGTGTAGAAGAGGGAGTAGTTTTCAGAGCTGTAGCACTGCGGAGTGGTGGGTAATAAGACTGTATAGTAATAGGAGGCAATGAAGTAGAGGATGCTAGGAGAGGAACGTCTCCTGGAGGTTGAGAATTGACCTGGATGATATGATTGGACTGATGTGACAGTAGGCATTGAAGAGGAGACAGTAGTAGCAGAGTTCAGTTTTGGTCAAAAGAGAGTCTGGGGTCGGGGAACTGGCAGAATTGAAAtcagtggggctatttgataGAGGGTCAAGCCTCAGTGCccctaataacaaaacaaaatcttcattactggccatggcaAGCCTACAGTATGTTGTGGAGAGAAACTCctcccctcagggtccccttgaggggtatACAACTAAAACTAGGGAATACCGTGCCAGTGGCTCCCCAGGCCGTTTATGTCTGGCACAAAATCAGCCTTTCATAGTTTCAACTCAGCTGTCACACCTTTGGATgtggatagtagaaggggttggagaagagagggaagcaaaaagggaaaggggaaaagactgTGCAACCTTAGTTGAGTCgggggctgaggcccaaggctgGGGTGTTCCCCAGGATTGGGTCCCagtctcctacccccccaccccaactctaCACGACAACAGGCATGGGACtgcaagggggagaaggaagttaTATTGCTAAACTCTAACATTTGACTGTAAATTGGTAGGTCTTAGGTTTGACTCTATTACTCGTCTCATCTCGGGAAATATTTTGGCAACTCTCACCAGACTCCAGTTCTCCAAGCTTATCTAAATCTTTAAAATATGTTAAAGGCAGCAAACGTCATTAAAACAGTAAAATATGATACTCAATTTGTAGAAATATGTAAATTTGTTTTGAGTCACCTTTTCAGAATAAGAGTGAGACTTATTAGTGAATCAGATACTCCAAAGTCAGGGGTGAGTCATAAAGTTTTATTTCTTCTGATTTTGGAGGTCAAAATCCAATTTTCCTTCACCTTCAGCTATAGATATCTTTGaagaaatgtacaaaaaaaagtaaaagaataattatatatgtaggtctacatgtttatatagatacatatagagagaaagaatgtttctatgtatgtattcatttatatgagAATAAATCTTAGATAGATTTTGAGGTTGCATCatgtgatgaaaatataaatttgaAACATTTCATTCACATCTCAGTTTCATGAAGTTATATTCATTTaaaccttttcatctttttctccaaAACAGTGATCTATTAGTCTGATAAACTGACAAAGCTGATGTTGCACGTTATGAATTTTAatcatcctcttttcttttccatgcAGGTATGCTCACAAACTTATAAAACAATCTAATTAATGTATATGAAATCATTCCTAGGTTTCTTCCTAACTTCCTAAAGGTCAATACAGAAAGGAAGAGATTCCGTGTCATTCAGTTCATCCAGTAAATCAACTGTCAGTTACCTTCAGGAAATCAAGAAGACAAACCTGTTGATAAGCCTcttttattaatgacaatgattctGCATGTGGTCCTTTTCAAAACCGATCAGCAAAAGGGTTCCAAAAATATCCGTACAAACCCACAGCATCCGATTTCCAATAACTGCCACGGAAGGAAGATACTGCGTGTAGAATAACAGTTAACATGTAAATGTATAGATGATGGGGTGTTTGAAAACTCTGAAAGCAAAGGCAACATCTTACTCTTAATTTCCAGTCACAtcaatttcttaatttcttgtcTTTCCGCCAATAAGTGAGAGAACTTGTTTTAGTCTCAATTTTTTAACCCATTTCCTGTTCTTAGACTTAAAATGAATGAATTTAATAAATGCAAACAAAGATATCCTGCTAACCCCCAACCTGTTACATAATAGAGGGTTTCACTTACATAGCACATATACCAGTAAATCACTGACTCCAAACGATATAATGttcaaaatgtataaatattttcatagtgTCTACAATTTCATACTAAACAATCAACACTAACTACACAATATATGTTAAAAGATGTTAAAAGAAAATTATCTTTTTGACAGGAAACAGTATACATGTGCCTCTTACAATTTGACAATAAACTATATAAAACAACATGCTTTCTTTTGTAACTAAACCCAAAATACTTACTCAAAATCCACTTGCTTTTTCACCGAGCCACAACATTCTTCATGTTACATTGTGCTGTACAGTAATGCTAATGTCATGTGATGATATGCAAGGAAGTTTTGTAGCTGCAAGGTAGGTTCTGTTTGCTAAACCTGGATCACCTGATAAGAGTGATTTGTTGCAGCAGGATTTACTACATTTTTTAGGCCTAATGGAGCTTAACATTCATAAATATCACATTGCTTTATATAAAAAGTTATCAAAGAAATAATTAGTGTTGTATGAGTTAACCCAGAACTATCCATAGGCAAAATATGAATCAGCGTTTCCATGACATAAATGAAGATGACAAACACTATCTGATAAATACTTATACAAAAATATGTCCGAATACTGTATGATCCATTTGCAAATTAGGTACAGACTCTTTTATAAAATCAGAAAAAGGAATTACAAACTAAAATCAAAGCATAAAACATCTGTTCTTGACACTTGAACTGTACTTGTAGGACGTACTTCTCCAGCAGTACATGCTTCTACCTTCACATTGCTCTGAGTAGGCATGGCACTATATGGGAAATACTTCACATTTCTTTGTGAAGGTCTTCAAAAGATATGCTTCACCGACACGAGATCATTAATTCCTAACCAAATTCCaatttataagatttttttttctttcttttttttttttttttacatcacagACAACTGACTCGGCACACTGCATGGTTATTGAAagtaaattgacaaaaaaaataaaaaataaaaaaaaataaaataaattctcaTACATGCACATTCAACAAGTCCAGTTGGACGCGTGCAGAGTCACTTGGCATGATGACGTGTGACGGCCGCAGCTATCTATACAAGACAAGTATCTAGCCGAAGAATATGATCAGCTCTTCTTCTTATTGAGAACCTTTGCAAGCTGCTCCTTCttggctgctgctgcttcttcttttgCTGAAAGAGACAAAAGTGTCGAGTCATTTGTTGTTCTACAGGATACAATATCTTGCCAATATCATTAGTTTCTTTGTGGTGGTCATCATGTGCACATCAATTCTAGCTGGACAAAAGTATTTCCTACCTTttcgttcctcttctttctttttggcaGCCTCTTCGCGCTGCTGTCTTATAAGAGCAAGTCGTGCCAAATCTGCCCTGGCTTCCTCGGTTTTCCCTTCAGCATGCATTTTTCGGTAATGTGCTGTAGCTCTCTGCTTCTCAATCTCTTCCCTGATAAGGTAaatatttatttaagtatatcattttgtcatttctaaggacaatcagaaaaaaaaaaaaaaattatatatatatatatatatatatatatatatatatatatatatatatatatatatatatatatatatatatatatatatatatatatatataaagtagtaAACTTAAATGCATTTCTTATGCAAGCAAGTGACTAGATTTCCCTAGTTATATAGTTAATGGAGGAATCTGTTTACCAAGTATGAACTGTGCAGTAAAATGTTTACAGAAAGAGCTTTACAAGAAATTGCTTTTGGTTCCACAAGCACTTAGTTACTAAGATATCAACCAGTAAGCCTTCCCAACTTCACCAGATTACCCCGTCCCTGGAATTTTCAAATACTATTAActtcattattactgacattgacaagtaatacaaataacaataacattaaaaataacatacaataacaaaaaaaatctcaatcatcatcatctttttgaaacttaaggaaaaggataaacaggagATATATCTCGTGGGACTAGTATATGATTCTTTGATGACTAAGCTTTTGTGGAGCTATCTATGTGTAAGCAAAATCAGTAAACTAAAATCTTGATGAACAATGAAACAGATCTGCAAGTCAAGTACAATTGAAAGATCACAATTCCATTGAACAAGACCCTTCCAGGTGTTTTCTGCACCTGGTAAAACTTACATAAAGTTACCAAGAATCTGCAAAAGATTCTGACCTACATAATTCAAGACAAACACAGTAACTGCATGAAAgaggaaaatgtattttttctttctttctttctttttttatgattgttaaatCTTGTTTTCTTTAACACCCACACAACTGGCTTCCATGGTATATGTTATGATCCTCACAAAACACTTGATGTATTGTTGGGAGTAATTATCTATTTTCAAGTATTCTGAGCTATCAATATAATTTTAACCATTTTATTTCTAATATTCCACCATGTGTGCtgaacatctgtgtgtgtgtgtgtaaaatgacagcatgcattatttcttttttcacctGTGACAACGAGttctctcctacaccctcccacacaGTATCATATACTTGTGACCCCATGCCACCAGGAAAATGTAGTGTTCACTGTAGTTTATTTTTGTGAAATGTCTTCACATAGATGGCTACACAAGTACTCAGCTGCCAAGAAGTCAATTACTTGAACTAGTGACCTCACCTAATTCCCCCTCTCCTCGAGTTTCCGGGAAAACCATTTCTttgctaatgctatcaatatcgaTGCTGTTATCACTATagacattataaacattataatgttacaacattaataacaataagagacaaaagaaaatgttTCCAAAAATCAATGGAAAGGGTAAACAGGTTACATAGGCAGTACTATTAACTGACTTGTTGGTGACTAATCacctgtggagccatctatgtgtagagacattTAATAAACTAAATTCACATTATGCATGGCATGACAAAGATGTCATCCCTAGTGGCACTGGATTAATTTCATTGTAAGAATAGAAATTAAAATACAATATATTCAATCATATTTGCAAAAAAATTGTTggaattatcatatctattatttatgATTTCGATTTAACTGTTTATACAAATACTTGTAACATTTCAATATTgaattaaaacaataatcatcAGCAAGGTTTAACAAGATCTCATCACTATGGACATAAAATTAAACCACTCTGCGCATTCCCACAGTTCATGTGTTCGGCGAGATATGACCGGCAGATATGATCTAACTGTGGTCATGTCACCATCTCTCTCAGCCTTCAGTCCTCTTTGTTACATCTTGTAAGACTAACATAAGCATCATTAGCCTGAACTTCTCCCTCAACCCAGTCAATTTCAAGCTAAGAAAATTTTCATAAGATTCAGCTTTCTGTAACACAAACTGCACTGCTCATCCCTGGAGCTGACGCAGCCAAATTTTCCCAAAAATGTTTGTTCATGTCACTTCCAGCCAAATCTGGATCGTAAGGgttaaaatacttttttttctaatctttataataaccaatcaaaattatcattgatatagagTAATTCTAACATGACTGGAATTACACATAAGAGTGGTAATGCTGTCCTTACTATAAAACCACTGAGCTCACtctggagagagggaaaaaataaatatgttctACAATGCCTGTACAGAAACACATTTGGTATAGGATCAACTTGTCCATCCTTTAATACAAGAGAATATCAAGAGCGATAAGAAGCATAACAAGACCCTAAGGGTATGAAAATATAATCTAGAGGAGGCGTGTCAAACATGCGGCCCACAATGCTTCAATGTGAGGCCCACAGCACAATTGCTGTTTCAGTTTTACAGTCAGCTGTTTTACATGATTAATTAACCCTATGCCCCCAGgtgacatgtatgtacatgccatgccataattctctctcacatatcaataaataggATCCTCTTCATATAGTGTTCTTGTCCAATAACTACTGGCAACATTACACAATACATGACTATTAGCtaatgagagaaaatagaaaataaaaagaatatgttTTTATACTTAAGTGAATTAATAAATATGGAAACTTAATCATTCATATCAAGTAAATCCATCAAACAAGTATATAAAATCAAAGCTCGATACACCAGATGAGTTTTTACATCCAAAAACAAACTGACAAATGCCATATGGAGTGGCTGTCAGCCCCAAGTTATCAGCCATAATCAATTAGTTTGACCTTAAAAGGGATGTGAATATTGAATCCCACTTTCTACTAATTTGCTGAGGTCCAAACTCTCTAACTCTCCTGTAAGCACACGAATGTTCATGTAGGCTAGACCTACAAGTCACACACCCGAGAGTCACCACTAAAGTAAGCCAAATTGGGCACAAATTTTGGCCCACATTAGAGCAGCAAGGCACctagatccaatgggttaatatcCCCTTTTTATTCAACAAGAGAACAATCATTAAAAATCTCTTCTTTCAGAGCATTCCTTCAAATTGGTCAACTATTCATGCACCTCCTACCTCTCTCGACGGGACAGCTGGGGTTTACCGCCACCTGTGGCAGCCACACTGATTGCTGCAACCTTCTTTGGCTTGGCTACAACTctgtttgggttttgggtttcAATGAGGTTGGAAACGCCCTTGGCTTTCTgctcctttgtctcttcctcactGCCAGACTCCTCTTCGGAAGAGGATTCTTCACTGCCCgaactcttcccctcctcctcctcctcttcactatcGGTCTCTCCTTGCTCCCTCTGTGCAAAATCAAAGTCAAAACAGTTATTTTagcataaaaataaaattgacatactgcaataatatatacattactacAGAGCTGGGCCCTCCAAGGGTACAACTCTCTTAGGAAGACTTTGTACAAATTGTATATATGCAGTGACTTATGAGGTCTAACCTACAAAAtaaggaaacaagaaaataaatagacactTATATAGCACTAAAATATATCCAACAAAACACAATATGGCAaaatataatagttataacatCTGGGGCATCTAAAAATCAAAGtaataaacaaaaagcaaaaatgcTACATGACAAATTAGGTACAAGACAAACAAACGGTGGAAAAAGAATTTTCCTTCACACAACACTCGCTCACTTGCTATGCAGTTACCATCATTGTTTACTTTCAAGACAACCAGAATTGTTGTTGTAAATTATTGACATtgtaacaacaaaatatatattcacatttgctTTACACAATACACTGAATATCCCTAAAAAGGGAAATATAGTGCTGGACATCTAAATCTGATAATTAATCAGGTAAAATACTCCATATAACTGTTGAAGTTTTGGTAAAACTTTAAATTTTGGGGTTTCCTTTCATTTGATATTAAATTTTAACTTTTATATCAATGGTGTCTGAATCTGTAGCAACCAAAAAGTCAAATATCCCCATTCaaagttctaaaaaaaaaaaaaaaaatgcatcacaTCAAAACAAATCCATACACTTTTTTATTCAGAGACTTGTGTAGTAGTCTACACTAGTTATGAAGGACTCTGTAAAAGGATTACCTACTAAAGCATAGCACTGTTGACAAAGGGGATAGGCGGCCAAGTGGAATACTATGCATTCAAAAAGCAAAGTGCCAACTGTGGTAACAATAAGACCCCAACTTACTCTCCATtgtcgctccttctcctccttcttcttctgctcttccaaAGCTTCGAAGTTGGTGAAGTGCCGACGGCCTCCCTTGTGCTTTCctgaaataatagtagtattcaCAATTTTTTCAAGGTATTCATTGTAGGTTCTAATTCTAGGTTCCATTACCAAGTTCATCTCTAATTCTtcatacagaaataaaaataggcAAGTACCTAATTAAAATCAAatgacagaaaagaaggaaaattgataTCAGAACATTTCAAGCTTCCCTATTGTAAATTCCTTAAAGAAAATTGTTACACCATAATCATCTACAAAATATGTATAGCATGCACAGAAAGACAATGGGAGAGGATGGATAGaatgatgaagggagaggggggggagtagaaagacgaagggagagggggggggtagaaagacgaaggaagaggggggggtagaaagacgaaggaagaggggggggtagaaagacgaaggaagagggggggtagaaagacgtagggagaggggggtagaaagacaaagggagagggggggggggttagaaatacaaaggtagagagggggggagggggtagaagacaaaggtagagaaggggggagggggtagaaagacaaaggtagagagggggggagggggtaaaagacaaaggtagagaggggggagggggtagaaatacaaaggtagagaggggggagggggtagaaagacaaaggtagagaggggggagggggtagaaagacaaaggtagagagggggggagggggtagaaagacaaaggtaaagagcgggggagggggtagaaagacaaaggtagagagggggggaggaggtagaaagacaaaggtagagaaggggggagggggtagaaagacaaaggtagagaaggggggagggggtagaaagacaaaggtagagaaggggggagggggtagaaagacaaaggtagagagggggggagggggtagaagacaaaggtagagaggggggaagggggtagaaagacaaaggtagagaggggggaagggggtagaaagacaaaggtagagaggggggagggggtagaaagacaaaggtagagaggggggagggggtagaaagacaaaggtagagagggggggagggggtagaaagacaaaggtagagagcgggggagggggtagaaagacaaaggtaaagagcgggggagggggtagaaagacaaaggtagagagggggggaggaggtagaaagacaaaggtagagagggggggagggggtagaaagacaaaggtagagaggggggaagggggtagaaagacaaaggtagagaggggggaagggggtagaaagacaaaggtagagagggggggagggggtagaaagacaaaggtagagagggggggagggggtagaaagacaaaggtagagagggggggagggggtagaaagacaaaggtagagaggggggggagggggtagaaagacaaaggtaaagaggagggatagaaagacgaagggagagggagggtagaaagacgaagggagagggagggtagaaagacgaagggagagggagggtagaaagacgaagggagagggagggtagaaagacgaagggagagggagggtagaaagaggaagggagagggagggtagaaagacgaagggagagggagggtagaaagaggaagggagag includes these proteins:
- the LOC113810558 gene encoding 28 kDa heat- and acid-stable phosphoprotein gives rise to the protein MPKGKHKGGRRHFTNFEALEEQKKKEEKERQWRREQGETDSEEEEEEGKSSGSEESSSEEESGSEEETKEQKAKGVSNLIETQNPNRVVAKPKKVAAISVAATGGGKPQLSRREREEIEKQRATAHYRKMHAEGKTEEARADLARLALIRQQREEAAKKKEEERKAKEEAAAAKKEQLAKVLNKKKS